In one Bradyrhizobium cosmicum genomic region, the following are encoded:
- a CDS encoding TolC family protein produces MAPHLARNLLLVATFGLSGCAAFSPDSGMNAVSDLTSQTINKDVAFVRTPEGAGAVDARVRQLLSRTLNAETAVQIALLNNKGLQAAYNELALAETDLVEQSLPPNPVFSISRISGNGASEIERQVVGDILALATLPFRSDIARERFRQAQLRAALATLRLAADVRRAYVRSVAANEMVVLLTDAKATAESTAQLAVKLGETGALNKLDQAREQVFYAETTADLAAARQTAASARERLARLMGLWDDGLDFRLPNQLPPLPRRPQALPSIEADAVAHRIDLQIARLELTALAKSLNLTEATRFVTLLDLAGISRRTQDPEGAPFRERGFDVQFQIPIFDGGEVRVRQAAEIYNLAFNRLTERAVNVRSEARDAYRTYRSAYDIAGHYQREILPLRKIITEEMQLRFSSMQVDIFALLTEARQRLASLRGAIDARQKFFLAQSDLQTAVNGGGAPASGGDNSATIATAAPADGGH; encoded by the coding sequence ATGGCACCCCATCTTGCGCGCAACCTGCTCCTCGTTGCGACGTTCGGCCTCTCTGGCTGCGCCGCCTTCTCGCCCGATAGCGGCATGAACGCGGTCTCCGACCTGACGAGCCAGACCATCAACAAGGACGTCGCCTTCGTGCGAACGCCCGAGGGCGCCGGCGCGGTCGACGCGCGCGTTCGCCAATTGCTCTCGCGGACATTGAACGCGGAGACGGCCGTCCAGATCGCGCTGCTCAACAACAAGGGGCTGCAAGCCGCCTACAACGAACTCGCACTCGCCGAGACCGATCTCGTCGAGCAGAGCCTGCCGCCCAATCCCGTCTTCTCGATCTCCCGGATTTCAGGCAATGGCGCCAGCGAGATCGAGCGTCAGGTGGTCGGCGACATCCTGGCGCTGGCGACCCTGCCATTCCGATCCGACATCGCCCGCGAGCGCTTCCGCCAGGCGCAATTGCGCGCGGCGCTGGCGACGCTGCGGCTCGCCGCCGATGTGCGCCGCGCCTATGTCCGCAGCGTTGCCGCCAACGAGATGGTGGTGCTGCTGACGGACGCGAAGGCGACGGCGGAATCGACCGCCCAGCTTGCGGTCAAGCTCGGCGAGACCGGCGCGCTCAACAAGCTCGACCAGGCCCGCGAGCAGGTATTCTACGCCGAGACCACCGCCGACCTCGCAGCCGCACGGCAGACCGCGGCGAGCGCCCGCGAGAGGCTCGCGCGCCTGATGGGGCTGTGGGACGACGGCCTGGACTTCCGTCTGCCCAACCAGTTGCCGCCATTGCCGCGCCGGCCGCAGGCATTGCCTTCGATCGAAGCCGACGCGGTTGCTCATCGCATCGACTTGCAGATCGCGCGGCTGGAGCTGACGGCGCTGGCGAAGTCGTTGAATCTCACCGAGGCGACGCGCTTCGTGACGCTGCTGGATCTCGCCGGAATATCCCGTCGCACCCAGGATCCGGAGGGCGCACCGTTCCGCGAGCGCGGCTTCGACGTGCAGTTCCAGATTCCGATCTTCGACGGCGGCGAGGTGCGGGTGCGGCAGGCGGCCGAGATCTACAATCTCGCCTTCAACCGTCTGACCGAGCGCGCCGTCAATGTGCGGTCCGAGGCGCGCGATGCCTACCGCACCTACCGGTCCGCATACGACATCGCCGGACACTACCAGCGCGAGATCCTGCCGCTGCGCAAGATCATCACCGAGGAGATGCAGCTCCGCTTCTCCAGCATGCAGGTCGACATCTTCGCGCTGCTTACCGAAGCACGGCAGCGGCTCGCGTCGCTGCGCGGCGCGATCGACGCCAGGCAGAAATTCTTTCTCGCCCAGTCCGACCTGCAAACCGCGGTCAATGGCGGCGGCGCGCCTGCGTCCGGGGGCGACAATTCGGCCACCATCGCCACGGCAGCACCTGCCGACGGAGGTCACTGA
- a CDS encoding copper oxidase: MFSRRGFLGTAALASASAVSGRVQAASIPEAPVMDKVVMQPPLHPISGPDYRPVVTLNGWSLPFRMNGDWKEFHLVAEPVVREFAEGMKVNLWGYNGQSPGPTIEAVEGDRVRIFVTNKLPEYTTVHWHGMIIPSGMDGVGGLTQPHIQPGRTFVYEFEMKKSGTFMYHPHSDEMVQMAMGMMGMVVVHPRDPSFRPVDRDFVFVMSTYRVDPGTYLPKVNEMTDFNMWTWNARVFPGIDPLPVRLGDKVRVRIGNLSMTNHPIHLHGHSFAVTCTDGGWIPESAQYPETTTDVPVGAVRVFDVLADNPGDWAFHCHKSHHTMNAMGHDMRNLIGVSRKDLAKAVGKLAPDGMAMGSTGMAMGNMEMPAPDNTLPMMSGTGQFGPIEMGGMFTVMKIREGLARDDYRDPGPYQFPQGTVAYEVEAPDAAPVRESGRPSHKMKM; encoded by the coding sequence ATGTTTTCCCGCCGAGGATTTTTGGGCACCGCCGCGCTTGCCAGCGCGTCCGCCGTCAGCGGCCGCGTGCAGGCCGCTTCGATTCCGGAAGCGCCTGTCATGGACAAGGTGGTGATGCAACCGCCGCTGCACCCGATCAGCGGGCCCGACTATCGCCCGGTCGTCACGCTGAACGGCTGGTCGCTGCCATTCCGCATGAACGGCGACTGGAAGGAATTCCATCTCGTCGCCGAACCGGTGGTGCGTGAGTTCGCCGAGGGCATGAAGGTCAATCTGTGGGGCTATAACGGCCAGTCGCCCGGCCCGACCATCGAGGCGGTAGAGGGCGACAGGGTCCGCATTTTCGTCACCAACAAGCTGCCCGAATACACCACCGTGCACTGGCACGGCATGATCATTCCGAGCGGCATGGACGGCGTCGGCGGACTGACCCAGCCGCACATCCAGCCCGGCAGGACCTTCGTCTACGAGTTCGAGATGAAGAAGAGCGGGACCTTCATGTACCACCCGCATTCCGACGAGATGGTTCAGATGGCGATGGGCATGATGGGCATGGTCGTGGTGCACCCGCGCGACCCGAGCTTCCGGCCCGTCGATCGCGACTTCGTGTTCGTGATGAGCACCTATCGCGTCGATCCCGGCACATACTTGCCGAAGGTCAACGAGATGACCGATTTCAACATGTGGACCTGGAATGCCCGGGTGTTTCCAGGCATCGATCCGTTGCCTGTGCGGCTCGGCGACAAGGTGCGCGTGCGCATCGGCAATCTCAGCATGACCAACCATCCGATCCATCTGCACGGCCACAGCTTTGCGGTGACCTGCACCGATGGCGGCTGGATTCCGGAGAGCGCGCAATATCCGGAGACGACGACGGACGTGCCGGTCGGCGCGGTGCGTGTGTTCGACGTGCTCGCCGACAATCCCGGCGACTGGGCGTTCCACTGCCACAAGTCGCACCACACCATGAATGCGATGGGCCACGACATGCGCAATTTGATCGGGGTGTCGCGCAAGGATCTCGCCAAGGCCGTCGGCAAGCTTGCCCCCGATGGCATGGCGATGGGCTCGACAGGCATGGCGATGGGCAACATGGAGATGCCCGCGCCCGACAACACGCTGCCGATGATGAGCGGCACCGGGCAGTTCGGCCCGATCGAGATGGGCGGCATGTTCACGGTGATGAAGATCCGCGAGGGCCTCGCGCGCGACGATTATCGCGATCCCGGCCCGTATCAATTTCCGCAAGGCACCGTCGCCTACGAGGTCGAGGCGCCCGATGCGGCGCCGGTACGGGAGTCGGGCAGGCCCTCGCACAAAATGAAGATGTGA
- a CDS encoding cupredoxin domain-containing protein produces the protein MKTIKLALALVALPLAPALAHENHAHETFSAGEPGNPKRPARTIEIVMNEMDYTPSRIEVKRGEQIRFVLRNVGKEDHEFLLATPKENLAHAEVMKKHPHMEHDDPNGVRLAPSKTAEILWKFTKAGTFEFSCLIPDHRDYGMVGHVTVK, from the coding sequence ATGAAGACGATCAAACTCGCTTTGGCGCTGGTGGCGTTGCCGCTTGCGCCCGCGCTCGCCCATGAAAATCATGCGCACGAAACCTTTTCGGCCGGCGAGCCCGGCAATCCCAAAAGGCCCGCCCGCACCATCGAGATCGTGATGAACGAGATGGACTACACGCCCTCGCGGATCGAGGTCAAACGCGGCGAGCAGATCCGCTTCGTGCTGCGCAATGTCGGCAAGGAGGATCATGAATTCCTGCTCGCTACGCCCAAGGAAAATCTGGCGCACGCGGAGGTGATGAAAAAGCATCCGCACATGGAGCACGACGATCCCAACGGAGTGAGGCTCGCACCCAGCAAGACAGCCGAGATCCTCTGGAAATTCACCAAGGCCGGCACCTTCGAATTTTCCTGCCTGATCCCCGACCATCGCGACTACGGCATGGTCGGCCACGTCACCGTGAAGTAA
- a CDS encoding copper-binding protein translates to MIRIIRLATALALTLSFTAGALAAGGAAISGEVRKIDEGTGKITLKHGPAKSLGMEEPMTMVYRVKDPALLKQVKVGDKVTFEAEEAASGYTVTKMEKAR, encoded by the coding sequence ATGATCCGCATCATTCGCCTCGCAACCGCTCTGGCGCTGACGCTGAGCTTTACCGCTGGAGCCCTGGCGGCGGGAGGCGCCGCGATCAGCGGCGAGGTCAGGAAAATCGACGAGGGCACCGGCAAGATCACGCTCAAGCATGGCCCGGCCAAGAGCCTCGGCATGGAGGAGCCCATGACCATGGTCTACCGCGTCAAGGATCCCGCTCTGCTCAAGCAGGTGAAGGTCGGCGACAAGGTCACCTTCGAGGCCGAGGAGGCGGCTTCGGGATATACGGTGACGAAAATGGAGAAGGCCAGGTAG
- the flhA gene encoding flagellar biosynthesis protein FlhA — protein sequence MVDVTAGQGVGSTNAGFPTLAEVGNILKRGDIALALGVLTILVVLILPLPAIVLDLFLAISITLSILILMTSLFIQAPLEFSAFPTVLLISTMLRLSLNMASTRLILSHGHEGTAAAGHVIEAFGSFVMGGNFVIGIIVFAILIIVNFIVITKGSGRIAEVAARFHLDAMPGKQMAIDADLGAGLIDEATAKHRRKELEDESGFFGAMDGASKFVRGDAIAGLLIVFINVVGGMIIGVAQQGMSFADAGRSYTLLTVGDGLVTQVPALIVSTAAGLLVSKAGVSGAADKALMKQFSGYPQALAMSAAVMLVLAALPGIPTLPFLALGGGAGFLAWNARNRNRATARAEQVAKSAPAAGTPGAPGAAAAEEPISAALKIDDLKIELGYALLPLVNGPDGTDRLTEQIKALRRSLAIEMGFVMPAVRILDNVQLEANTYIIKIKEVDAGTGKIWPNQFMVMDPGGSQVQVPGIHTTEPTFGLPATWVDASLKEEASLKGYTVVDAATVLSTHLTELLKANMSDLLSYGEVQKLLKELPKEQGELVKDIVPGQVTVSGIQRVLQLLLAERISIRDLSTILEGIADSLAFSRNPATMVEHVRARLARQICAQNTSYSGYLPLIALSARWEQAFAESIIGQGEERSLAMQPSKLSEFMTGVREAFERAAREGESPVLVTSAAIRPFVRSLVERFRAQTTVLSQAEIHPRARLKTVGSI from the coding sequence ATGGTCGACGTCACCGCCGGACAGGGCGTAGGCAGCACGAACGCCGGCTTCCCCACCCTTGCCGAGGTCGGGAACATCCTCAAGCGCGGCGATATCGCGCTGGCGCTGGGCGTTCTCACCATCCTGGTGGTGCTGATCCTGCCGCTGCCCGCGATCGTGCTGGATCTGTTCCTGGCGATCTCGATCACGCTCTCGATCCTGATCCTGATGACGTCGCTGTTCATCCAGGCGCCGCTGGAATTTTCCGCCTTCCCGACCGTCCTGCTGATCTCGACCATGCTGCGCCTGTCGCTGAACATGGCCTCGACCCGCCTGATCCTGTCGCACGGCCACGAGGGCACGGCGGCCGCCGGTCACGTCATCGAAGCCTTCGGCAGCTTCGTGATGGGCGGCAATTTCGTCATCGGCATCATCGTCTTTGCCATCCTGATCATCGTCAATTTCATCGTCATCACCAAGGGTTCGGGCCGTATCGCCGAAGTCGCCGCCCGCTTCCACCTCGACGCCATGCCGGGCAAGCAGATGGCGATCGACGCCGACCTCGGCGCCGGCCTGATCGACGAGGCGACCGCCAAGCACCGCCGCAAGGAGCTGGAGGACGAAAGCGGCTTCTTCGGTGCCATGGACGGTGCTTCCAAGTTCGTCCGCGGTGACGCCATTGCCGGCCTGCTGATCGTCTTCATCAACGTCGTCGGCGGCATGATCATCGGCGTGGCGCAGCAGGGCATGTCGTTCGCCGACGCCGGTCGCAGCTACACGCTGCTGACGGTTGGTGACGGCCTCGTCACCCAGGTACCGGCGCTGATCGTCTCGACAGCGGCCGGCCTGCTCGTGTCCAAGGCCGGCGTCTCCGGCGCCGCCGACAAGGCGCTGATGAAGCAGTTCTCCGGCTACCCGCAGGCGCTTGCGATGTCCGCGGCGGTCATGCTGGTGCTGGCGGCCCTGCCCGGCATTCCGACCCTGCCCTTCCTCGCGCTCGGCGGCGGCGCCGGCTTCCTCGCCTGGAACGCGCGCAACCGCAACCGCGCGACCGCCCGGGCCGAACAGGTCGCCAAGTCCGCGCCCGCCGCCGGCACGCCCGGCGCGCCGGGCGCCGCCGCGGCGGAGGAGCCGATCTCCGCGGCGCTTAAGATCGACGACCTCAAGATCGAGCTCGGCTACGCGCTGCTGCCGCTGGTCAACGGCCCCGACGGCACCGATCGTCTCACCGAGCAGATCAAGGCGCTGCGGCGCTCGCTCGCGATCGAGATGGGCTTCGTGATGCCCGCCGTGCGCATCCTCGACAACGTCCAGCTCGAAGCCAACACCTACATCATCAAGATCAAGGAGGTCGACGCCGGCACCGGCAAGATCTGGCCGAACCAGTTCATGGTCATGGACCCCGGCGGCAGCCAGGTGCAGGTGCCCGGCATCCACACCACCGAGCCGACCTTCGGCCTGCCCGCGACCTGGGTCGACGCCAGCCTCAAGGAGGAGGCCTCGCTCAAGGGCTACACCGTCGTCGACGCCGCGACCGTGCTCTCGACCCATCTCACCGAACTGCTCAAGGCCAACATGTCGGACCTGCTCTCCTATGGCGAGGTCCAGAAGCTGCTCAAGGAGCTCCCGAAGGAGCAGGGCGAGCTGGTCAAGGACATCGTGCCCGGACAGGTCACGGTCTCCGGCATCCAGCGCGTGCTGCAGCTGCTGCTCGCCGAGCGCATCTCGATCCGCGACCTCTCGACCATCCTCGAAGGCATCGCCGACTCGCTCGCCTTCTCGCGCAATCCCGCCACCATGGTCGAGCACGTCCGCGCCCGCCTGGCCCGCCAGATCTGTGCGCAGAACACCTCCTACAGCGGTTACCTGCCGCTGATCGCGCTGTCGGCGCGCTGGGAACAAGCCTTCGCCGAATCCATTATCGGCCAGGGCGAGGAGCGCAGCCTCGCGATGCAGCCCTCGAAGCTGTCGGAGTTCATGACCGGCGTCCGCGAGGCGTTCGAGCGCGCCGCCCGCGAAGGCGAGTCGCCGGTGCTGGTCACCTCTGCGGCAATTCGTCCCTTCGTCCGCTCCCTGGTCGAGCGGTTCCGGGCCCAGACCACGGTGCTGTCGCAGGCCGAGATCCATCCGCGGGCGCGGTTGAAAACGGTCGGAAGCATCTGA
- a CDS encoding transglycosylase SLT domain-containing protein yields MKVWQTSCVVGVIASVGLYLAAGNRSAATAPDVMREAAANFAASANVAAPANIVTPANMVTPALYAEASARLAAALRAGRAELDAVTSASSAPLSAGAEIADHPVGPKLASLGDDIVQSLPPARDVSDGAPKAASTPDFRYLIYYVWSELPPAEKPAEIVLRALKDIPVGTPAEEIKRASDAFGLDFNFMMAVAKIESGFNPNQRTGSYIGLFQLSQYEFGKFGFGQIRNPRDNAVAAAYKIMTEGVQFGWITHRTPDMSDLYLIHQQGWEGAAEHISRPARTAWKSMCATSEGKEKGERWCKRAIWGNALPAFKRAWKSVDNVTSEAFVGMWRGRVAEFYTKYAATAAAAASQSVPGP; encoded by the coding sequence ATGAAGGTTTGGCAGACCAGCTGCGTCGTGGGTGTCATCGCATCCGTGGGACTCTATCTGGCCGCCGGAAACAGATCGGCTGCGACGGCGCCGGATGTCATGCGGGAAGCGGCAGCGAACTTTGCAGCATCTGCGAACGTGGCGGCTCCCGCCAACATTGTGACTCCTGCGAACATGGTGACGCCCGCGCTGTACGCGGAGGCATCCGCCAGGCTCGCGGCAGCGCTTCGGGCAGGACGAGCAGAGCTTGACGCAGTGACGTCAGCAAGCTCCGCGCCGTTGAGCGCCGGAGCCGAGATCGCCGATCATCCCGTCGGGCCGAAATTGGCGTCGTTGGGAGATGACATCGTCCAGTCGCTGCCGCCAGCGCGCGATGTGTCCGATGGTGCTCCGAAAGCGGCGTCGACGCCGGATTTCCGTTATCTCATCTACTACGTCTGGTCCGAACTGCCGCCCGCCGAGAAACCGGCGGAGATCGTCTTGCGTGCGTTGAAGGACATTCCGGTCGGAACGCCCGCCGAAGAGATCAAACGCGCGTCCGACGCGTTTGGTCTCGATTTCAATTTCATGATGGCGGTTGCCAAGATCGAATCCGGTTTCAACCCCAATCAACGCACCGGATCGTATATCGGCCTGTTTCAGCTGAGCCAATATGAGTTCGGGAAGTTCGGCTTCGGGCAGATTCGCAATCCACGGGACAACGCCGTTGCGGCCGCCTACAAAATCATGACCGAAGGCGTCCAATTCGGGTGGATCACGCACCGGACGCCGGACATGAGTGATCTTTACCTGATCCATCAGCAGGGCTGGGAAGGTGCCGCCGAGCACATCAGCCGGCCTGCTCGCACCGCCTGGAAATCAATGTGCGCCACCAGCGAGGGCAAGGAGAAGGGTGAGAGGTGGTGCAAACGCGCAATATGGGGCAATGCGCTTCCGGCGTTCAAGCGCGCCTGGAAATCGGTGGACAACGTGACGTCGGAGGCGTTCGTCGGCATGTGGCGCGGCCGGGTCGCCGAGTTCTACACGAAATATGCAGCGACCGCCGCTGCGGCGGCAAGCCAATCCGTTCCTGGCCCGTAG